A genomic region of Nisaea sediminum contains the following coding sequences:
- a CDS encoding FkbM family methyltransferase gives MSEQLDRFSNCMCTDTRVGRVAFPVVDPYLLKALAECGDYCHGEMMVQERLVRPGSVVLDVGANIGLMSLHLSRLVGEAGTVHAFEPSPFAFGLLRHNLEANGVRNVLPRRAAVSEHSGRTEFADPDPEKISRFNFGVLSLDSRISGSGGRNVETEVVTVDSLDLEYCAFIKVDVEGFEAAVVRGAARTIERCLPVLSLEIGDPQHDGTWLPFLRGLGYRIFGVSTFIFTAPNFKGRAIEGFPMVVCVNAFALPPGMSHMELLDGIPREEFPGEAELQAFNSRYRRGNLQA, from the coding sequence ATGTCCGAACAACTTGACCGATTTTCCAACTGTATGTGTACGGACACGAGAGTCGGACGTGTAGCGTTCCCGGTGGTCGATCCGTATCTTCTGAAGGCGCTGGCCGAATGTGGCGACTATTGCCACGGCGAGATGATGGTCCAGGAGCGGCTTGTCCGCCCGGGCTCGGTGGTTTTGGATGTCGGAGCGAATATCGGTCTTATGAGCCTGCATCTCTCGCGTCTCGTGGGAGAGGCCGGGACGGTCCATGCGTTCGAGCCCAGCCCTTTCGCCTTCGGGCTTCTGCGACACAATCTTGAAGCCAATGGTGTGAGAAATGTCCTGCCGAGGCGCGCTGCTGTTTCGGAACACTCCGGCAGGACGGAATTCGCCGACCCGGACCCGGAAAAGATCAGCAGGTTCAATTTCGGGGTTCTGTCGCTGGATTCCAGGATTTCCGGCTCGGGCGGAAGGAATGTCGAAACGGAGGTCGTGACCGTCGACTCCCTGGACCTGGAATATTGCGCCTTCATCAAAGTTGATGTGGAAGGTTTCGAGGCCGCTGTGGTTCGCGGCGCGGCCCGCACGATCGAGAGGTGCCTGCCGGTACTCTCGCTGGAGATCGGCGACCCGCAGCATGACGGCACGTGGTTGCCTTTTCTGCGGGGACTCGGTTATCGGATTTTCGGTGTCAGCACCTTCATCTTCACGGCGCCGAACTTCAAGGGACGTGCGATTGAAGGCTTCCCGATGGTGGTATGCGTGAATGCCTTCGCGCTTCCCCCCGGCATGAGTCACATGGAACTCCTGGACGGTATCCCGAGAGAG